In Lacibacter sp. H375, one DNA window encodes the following:
- a CDS encoding HYC_CC_PP family protein: MKKLVVAILSFLYISTSSGATLQMHYCMDKLVDWSIGHNDGKNTCNNCGMEKDGKGKNACCKDEQKQLKIEKDQKAAAAFQLTLSFASALPVSYPVYNFAGITSVTEEFPISNAPPRSPQLAVYIRNCSFRI, encoded by the coding sequence ATGAAAAAGCTTGTAGTAGCCATATTATCTTTTCTCTACATCAGCACCTCCAGTGGAGCAACGTTGCAAATGCATTATTGCATGGACAAACTGGTTGACTGGAGCATTGGCCATAACGATGGAAAGAACACCTGCAATAATTGCGGGATGGAAAAAGATGGCAAAGGCAAGAACGCCTGCTGCAAAGACGAACAGAAGCAATTGAAAATTGAAAAAGATCAGAAGGCCGCAGCAGCATTTCAATTGACACTTTCTTTTGCTTCAGCTTTACCAGTATCGTATCCTGTATACAACTTTGCCGGCATTACTTCTGTAACAGAAGAATTTCCTATCAGCAATGCACCTCCACGAAGTCCGCAGTTGGCTGTTTATATCCGTAACTGCAGTTTCCGTATTTAA
- a CDS encoding heavy metal-binding domain-containing protein has translation MKTLQLLLMAVFTIVSVNIFAQEKAGKKDKGPHATLYTCPMHDSVAAKKPGNCPVCGMKLELSKKEQMKKDVTKSYSCPMHADVTSDKPGKCPKCGMDLNKSKKEQMKMEVMKTYTCPMHPDVTSDKPGKCSKCGMDLVKSKEKTKTEVAKTYVCPMHADVTSNKPGKCSKCRMDLKAKKD, from the coding sequence ATGAAAACGTTACAATTACTGTTGATGGCAGTATTCACCATCGTTTCTGTAAACATATTTGCACAGGAAAAAGCAGGCAAAAAAGATAAAGGGCCTCACGCTACATTATATACCTGCCCTATGCATGATTCGGTTGCTGCAAAAAAACCTGGCAACTGCCCTGTTTGCGGCATGAAACTCGAGCTTTCTAAAAAAGAACAAATGAAGAAAGATGTAACAAAAAGTTACAGCTGTCCCATGCATGCAGATGTTACCAGCGACAAACCCGGTAAGTGTCCTAAATGCGGCATGGATCTGAATAAGTCGAAAAAAGAACAAATGAAAATGGAGGTGATGAAAACTTATACATGCCCCATGCATCCTGATGTTACCAGTGACAAACCCGGTAAGTGCAGCAAATGCGGAATGGACCTTGTAAAATCAAAAGAGAAAACAAAAACTGAAGTTGCAAAAACGTATGTATGCCCCATGCATGCCGATGTTACCAGTAACAAACCCGGCAAATGCAGCAAATGCAGAATGGATTTAAAAGCAAAAAAAGATTAA
- the dnaE gene encoding DNA polymerase III subunit alpha yields the protein MSKFSHLHVHTQYSLLDGAASIGSLYNKAITDGMPALAITDHGNMFGAFQFVAEAYKHKNEDGSLKVKPVVGCEFYLTENRHIKTFSKEQRDHRYHQVLLAKNEQGYKNLVKLTSLGFIEGMYSKYPRIDKELIHKYHEGLIATTCCLGAMVPQMILNKSEEDAENEFKWWLNIFQKDYYVEIQRHGMVEQDKVNAVLLKFAKKYDVKVIASNDSHYVDQTDFNAHDILLCINTGEKQSTPALREFSDDDVNVKNKRFAFPNDQFYFKTTAEMKKVFDDVPEAIDNTNEIVDKIEVLNLKKDILLPAFPIPKEFQVHDDANLNQWEFLKHLTYIGAKERYHEIEETTRERIDFELFTIKTMGFAGYFLIVSDFIKAGRDMGVFVGPGRGSAAGSVVAYCIGITNIDPIKYNLLFERFLNPDRKSMPDIDTDFDDEGRQKVIDYVVDKYGKAQVAQIITYGTMAAKSSIADVARVMDLPLAESRALSKLVPERPGVSLKRVLHAPFTGEKSLAEKEAFGPDEMEMVKKIRQVYAGDDLPSRILHEAEILEGSVRNTGIHAAGIIIAPRDLTDLIPVCTSKESELWLTQIEGSVIEDAGVIKMDFLGLKTLSILKNALQLIKQNHGVEIDIDTIPLDDAKTFELYQHGSTIGTFQFESVGMQKYLRELKPDQFGDLIAMNALYRPGPIAYIPNFIDRKHGKEAISYDLPEMEEYLDETYGITVYQEQVMLLAQKLGGFSKGDADVLRKAMGKKQKAVLDKMKKQFIDGASAKGHPADKLEKIWTDWEAFAQYAFNKSHSTCYAFVAYQTAYLKAHYPGEYMSAVLNNAGAIEKITFFMEECKRMGIKVLGPDINESQNGFAVNKAGEIRFGLGGLKGVGEAAIDSIIEEREKKGPYKDVFDFIKRVNQRTVNKKSLESLVYGGAFDCFKEYHRAQYFHVMPGDTVNTLERIINFGNRFQANVQSNTNTLFGESMMMEIPTPKIVNCEEWTLTEKLDHEKEITGIFISGHPLDHFKFEMQHYKITPLSDFNEFKEAILLHANPFQTFRLAGLVTAHNQRVTKTGKQFGICMIEDYTGNTEFALFGEDFVKFKDHFTPGAVVFVTGVFKTRWNKDDDFEFKINQVLLLETVKRTMTKQLIVDIEPRFLTEEMVSFIEVNVKKNPGKSNLKFNLYEPKDNWKVGMYTVEKGFEMNDEMAVFLLDKPELNVTVVTA from the coding sequence CTTGGTTTTATTGAAGGCATGTATAGCAAGTACCCACGTATTGATAAAGAACTTATTCATAAATATCATGAGGGATTAATTGCTACTACCTGTTGTCTCGGCGCCATGGTACCGCAGATGATCCTGAATAAGAGTGAAGAAGATGCAGAAAATGAATTCAAGTGGTGGTTAAATATTTTTCAGAAAGATTATTATGTAGAGATACAGAGGCATGGCATGGTTGAGCAGGATAAAGTAAATGCAGTGCTGTTGAAGTTTGCAAAAAAGTATGATGTAAAAGTTATTGCCAGTAACGATTCGCACTATGTTGATCAAACCGATTTTAATGCACATGATATTTTGTTGTGCATCAACACTGGCGAAAAACAAAGCACTCCTGCCCTGCGTGAATTTAGTGATGATGATGTGAACGTAAAGAACAAACGCTTTGCATTCCCAAATGATCAATTCTATTTCAAGACAACAGCAGAAATGAAAAAGGTATTTGACGATGTGCCGGAAGCCATCGATAATACCAATGAAATTGTAGACAAGATCGAGGTCCTGAATCTCAAGAAAGATATTTTGCTCCCCGCCTTTCCTATACCGAAAGAATTCCAGGTGCACGACGATGCAAATCTGAATCAGTGGGAATTCTTAAAACATCTTACTTACATCGGTGCCAAAGAACGTTACCACGAAATAGAAGAAACCACAAGAGAACGAATCGACTTTGAATTGTTCACCATTAAAACAATGGGCTTTGCCGGTTACTTCTTAATTGTAAGTGATTTTATTAAGGCAGGTCGTGATATGGGCGTGTTTGTTGGGCCGGGTCGTGGATCGGCTGCAGGTAGTGTAGTGGCGTATTGCATCGGCATCACCAACATCGATCCTATTAAATACAATTTACTGTTTGAGCGTTTCTTAAATCCTGATCGTAAATCAATGCCGGATATTGATACGGACTTTGATGATGAAGGACGACAAAAAGTAATTGACTACGTTGTTGATAAATATGGTAAAGCACAAGTAGCACAGATCATCACTTATGGTACCATGGCTGCTAAAAGTAGTATTGCCGATGTGGCCCGTGTGATGGATCTGCCATTAGCAGAAAGTCGTGCTTTATCAAAATTGGTTCCTGAACGTCCCGGTGTTTCACTAAAGCGTGTATTGCATGCACCATTTACAGGCGAAAAAAGTTTAGCAGAAAAAGAAGCATTTGGTCCTGATGAAATGGAAATGGTGAAAAAAATCCGCCAGGTGTACGCAGGCGATGATCTGCCATCAAGAATTTTGCACGAAGCAGAAATTCTGGAAGGTTCGGTTCGTAACACGGGCATTCATGCGGCAGGTATCATCATTGCACCAAGAGATTTGACAGACCTCATCCCTGTTTGTACATCGAAAGAATCTGAACTGTGGCTAACACAAATTGAAGGAAGCGTTATTGAAGATGCAGGTGTAATCAAGATGGACTTTCTTGGTTTAAAAACACTCAGCATCTTAAAGAATGCATTGCAGCTCATTAAACAAAATCACGGTGTTGAAATTGATATTGACACCATTCCGTTAGATGATGCAAAAACATTTGAACTCTATCAACACGGTTCTACCATTGGCACGTTCCAGTTTGAAAGTGTGGGTATGCAAAAATACCTGCGTGAATTAAAGCCCGATCAGTTTGGTGATTTGATTGCGATGAACGCTTTGTATCGTCCCGGTCCTATTGCGTATATCCCCAACTTCATTGATCGCAAACATGGTAAGGAAGCGATCAGCTATGATCTTCCTGAAATGGAAGAATACCTTGATGAAACTTATGGTATCACGGTTTACCAGGAACAGGTAATGTTGCTTGCACAAAAACTGGGCGGCTTTAGTAAAGGTGATGCGGACGTATTGCGTAAAGCAATGGGTAAAAAGCAAAAAGCCGTACTCGATAAAATGAAAAAGCAGTTTATTGATGGTGCCTCTGCAAAAGGGCATCCTGCAGATAAACTGGAAAAAATATGGACCGATTGGGAAGCGTTTGCTCAATACGCTTTCAACAAATCGCATTCTACCTGCTATGCATTCGTTGCTTATCAAACAGCTTATTTAAAAGCACACTATCCCGGTGAGTATATGAGTGCCGTGTTGAACAACGCAGGTGCTATTGAAAAGATCACCTTCTTTATGGAAGAGTGTAAACGCATGGGCATTAAAGTACTTGGCCCTGATATTAATGAATCACAAAATGGTTTTGCAGTAAACAAAGCAGGCGAAATCCGTTTTGGTTTAGGTGGATTGAAAGGTGTGGGTGAAGCGGCCATCGATAGTATCATTGAAGAACGTGAAAAGAAAGGTCCTTATAAAGATGTGTTTGATTTTATCAAACGTGTGAACCAACGTACTGTTAATAAAAAATCATTGGAGAGTTTGGTGTATGGTGGTGCTTTCGATTGTTTTAAAGAATATCACCGTGCACAATACTTTCATGTAATGCCGGGTGACACTGTGAATACACTCGAACGTATCATCAACTTCGGTAACCGATTCCAGGCAAATGTGCAAAGCAATACCAATACCTTGTTTGGTGAAAGCATGATGATGGAAATACCAACGCCAAAGATTGTGAATTGCGAAGAGTGGACCTTGACAGAAAAACTCGATCATGAAAAAGAGATCACAGGCATCTTCATCAGCGGTCATCCGTTGGATCATTTTAAATTTGAAATGCAACATTACAAGATCACACCACTTAGTGACTTCAACGAATTTAAAGAAGCAATCCTGTTGCATGCAAATCCGTTTCAAACATTTCGTTTAGCCGGTTTGGTTACTGCACATAACCAACGTGTAACTAAAACAGGAAAGCAGTTTGGTATTTGTATGATCGAAGATTATACCGGCAATACGGAATTTGCTTTGTTTGGTGAAGACTTTGTAAAATTCAAAGATCATTTCACTCCAGGTGCAGTTGTGTTTGTGACGGGTGTATTCAAAACTCGCTGGAACAAAGACGATGATTTTGAATTCAAGATCAACCAGGTGTTATTGCTGGAAACAGTGAAACGCACCATGACCAAACAGCTGATCGTTGATATTGAACCACGTTTCCTTACCGAAGAAATGGTAAGCTTTATAGAGGTGAACGTGAAGAAAAACCCCGGCAAGAGTAATCTCAAATTCAACTTATACGAACCCAAGGATAACTGGAAAGTAGGTATGTACACTGTTGAGAAAGGGTTTGAAATGAATGATGAGATGGCAGTGTTTCTGCTGGACAAACCGGAGTTGAATGTTACGGTGGTAACGGCCTGA
- a CDS encoding efflux RND transporter permease subunit — protein MVRKLIEVALRNRLVVLLVAAGLFAYGIYSINKNPIDAIPDLSENQVIVFTEWMGRSPQVIEDQVTYPLVSNLQGIPKIKNIRGSSMFGMSFVYVIFEDNVDIYWARTRVLERLNFAQRLLPQGVTPSLGPDGTGVGHIYWYHLDAPKMDLGEQRALQDWYIKFALQTVPGVAEVASFGGFEKQYQLVIDPVKLQYYNISLMDVMNKVKSNNNDVGGRKFEMADMAYIIRGLGYIKNISDVENIALTNYNGIPVRVKDIGSVQMGGDLRLGIFDMDGKGEVVGGIVVMRYNENANKVIAAVKEKMKEVEKGLPEGVTFKTSYDRSTLIQEAVESVKGTLIEEMIAVSIVVLLFLFHWRSALIILIQLPISVAAGFIFLEMFGISSNIMSLTGIALAIGVVVDDGIVMVENAYRHISEAQLEKEQAIGNKQ, from the coding sequence ATGGTTCGAAAACTAATTGAAGTCGCCCTACGAAACAGGCTTGTTGTATTGCTGGTGGCAGCGGGCCTCTTTGCTTATGGCATTTATTCGATCAACAAAAACCCCATCGATGCCATTCCTGATTTGAGTGAAAACCAAGTGATCGTTTTTACGGAATGGATGGGCCGTAGTCCGCAAGTGATCGAAGACCAGGTAACCTATCCATTGGTGAGTAACCTGCAAGGCATTCCGAAAATTAAAAACATCCGTGGCTCTTCTATGTTCGGGATGAGTTTTGTGTATGTAATTTTTGAAGACAACGTTGATATCTATTGGGCGAGAACAAGAGTATTGGAACGCTTGAATTTTGCACAACGTTTATTACCACAAGGCGTAACGCCTTCACTTGGTCCGGATGGAACAGGCGTTGGTCATATCTATTGGTATCATCTGGATGCACCAAAAATGGACTTAGGCGAACAACGTGCATTGCAGGATTGGTACATCAAATTCGCCTTGCAAACAGTACCCGGTGTTGCGGAAGTAGCATCGTTTGGCGGGTTTGAAAAACAATATCAGCTCGTTATTGATCCGGTGAAGCTGCAGTATTACAACATTTCCCTGATGGATGTAATGAACAAAGTGAAAAGCAATAACAATGATGTGGGCGGACGAAAGTTTGAAATGGCAGACATGGCTTACATCATTCGTGGATTGGGTTACATCAAAAACATTTCAGATGTAGAAAATATTGCACTCACAAATTATAACGGCATTCCCGTTCGTGTAAAAGATATTGGCTCGGTGCAAATGGGTGGTGACTTACGTCTCGGCATTTTTGATATGGATGGGAAAGGTGAAGTGGTAGGTGGCATAGTAGTGATGCGTTACAATGAAAATGCTAATAAAGTAATTGCCGCAGTAAAAGAGAAGATGAAGGAAGTAGAAAAGGGATTGCCTGAGGGTGTCACTTTTAAAACATCCTACGACAGAAGTACATTGATACAGGAAGCAGTTGAATCAGTAAAAGGAACCTTGATCGAAGAGATGATCGCCGTATCAATTGTTGTACTTCTCTTTTTGTTTCATTGGCGAAGTGCTCTCATTATACTTATCCAATTACCTATTTCTGTAGCAGCAGGTTTTATTTTCCTGGAAATGTTTGGCATCTCATCAAACATCATGTCACTCACAGGTATTGCATTGGCAATCGGCGTAGTGGTGGATGATGGTATTGTGATGGTAGAAAATGCCTACCGGCATATCAGCGAAGCACAGTTGGAAAAAGAACAGGCAATCGGCAACAAGCAATAA
- a CDS encoding DUF3347 domain-containing protein translates to MSKQVVSTAMISFVMLMACNSNEPKNEHEGHNMKDSTPQSVVVDDTDLKTAAVVYTDLNATAAASIKLIVDHYLHIKNALVNDNGDEAANGGEAMIDAIKKVDKSLFTTDQKKAYDEITSELQDHGEHVAKNASDIKHQRSHFILMSEDMYSLVKTFGAGRPVYHDHCPMANDNKGAMWISEIKEVKNPYFGAKMLTCGSVEEVIK, encoded by the coding sequence ATGAGCAAACAAGTCGTTTCAACTGCAATGATAAGTTTCGTGATGCTGATGGCATGTAACAGCAATGAGCCAAAAAACGAACACGAAGGCCACAACATGAAAGACAGCACACCGCAATCGGTAGTAGTGGATGATACAGATCTAAAAACAGCAGCGGTTGTTTACACTGATCTCAATGCAACTGCTGCTGCATCCATTAAACTGATCGTTGATCATTACCTGCATATAAAAAACGCACTGGTAAATGATAACGGAGATGAAGCTGCCAATGGAGGAGAAGCAATGATCGATGCTATAAAAAAGGTTGACAAATCTTTATTTACAACAGATCAGAAAAAGGCATACGATGAAATTACATCAGAACTGCAGGATCATGGCGAACACGTTGCGAAGAATGCTTCCGACATAAAACACCAACGCTCTCATTTTATACTCATGAGTGAGGATATGTATTCGTTGGTGAAAACATTTGGTGCCGGCCGGCCTGTATATCACGATCATTGCCCGATGGCAAACGATAATAAAGGTGCTATGTGGATCAGTGAGATAAAGGAAGTGAAGAATCCATATTTCGGAGCAAAAATGCTCACATGTGGTTCAGTAGAAGAAGTAATTAAATAA